The following are encoded in a window of Halosolutus halophilus genomic DNA:
- a CDS encoding Vms1/Ankzf1 family peptidyl-tRNA hydrolase produces the protein MLDELLGRASLKERIDDLEEENERLRERYEAESERRADAATARQEAEGEVNRLEDRIAQLEGELDRVEEADSGPTVRRREQLRGARLAEVLDRLASVRTGPEGALTAPVGEAGPDAARDDLEDVLGDRVALVDDAAPCLCCVDDAGLVSVTLDPPIRLDRDPTWADRFAIEREWFLPTGRYALALARTDLFAVGVYEADERVDYRGFESDVKGSHSKGGFSQARFERIRDEQIDAHLDRCREALTTAVEDADTDRLYLVGQRGVVETLAEEAALDPDATAAVDATGTPKSALSDAHRSFWTTELRVL, from the coding sequence ATGCTCGACGAGTTGCTCGGACGCGCCTCGCTGAAAGAGCGCATCGACGATCTCGAGGAGGAGAACGAACGATTGCGAGAGCGCTACGAGGCCGAATCCGAACGCCGGGCCGACGCCGCGACGGCCAGACAGGAGGCCGAGGGGGAGGTGAACCGGCTGGAAGACCGCATCGCGCAACTCGAGGGCGAACTCGATCGGGTCGAGGAGGCCGACTCCGGGCCGACCGTCCGCCGTCGCGAGCAACTGCGCGGGGCTCGACTCGCCGAGGTTCTCGATCGGCTGGCGTCGGTCCGGACCGGTCCCGAGGGTGCGCTCACGGCCCCCGTCGGTGAAGCGGGACCCGACGCCGCCCGGGACGATCTGGAGGACGTCCTCGGCGATCGAGTCGCGCTCGTCGACGACGCCGCGCCCTGTCTCTGCTGCGTCGACGACGCGGGCCTCGTGTCGGTGACGCTCGACCCCCCGATCCGGCTCGATCGCGACCCGACGTGGGCCGATCGGTTCGCGATCGAGCGCGAGTGGTTCCTGCCGACCGGTCGGTACGCGCTCGCGCTCGCCCGGACGGACCTGTTCGCCGTCGGCGTCTACGAGGCCGACGAGCGCGTCGACTATCGCGGCTTCGAGAGCGACGTCAAGGGAAGCCACTCGAAAGGCGGCTTCTCGCAGGCCCGGTTCGAGCGCATCCGCGACGAGCAGATCGACGCCCACCTCGATCGCTGCCGGGAGGCCCTGACGACCGCCGTCGAGGACGCCGACACGGATCGGCTCTACCTCGTCGGCCAGCGCGGCGTCGTCGAGACGCTCGCCGAGGAGGCCGCCCTCGATCCCGACGCGACGGCCGCCGTCGACGCGACGGGGACCCCGAAGTCGGCCCTTTCGGACGCCCATCGATCGTTCTGGACGACGGAGTTGCGGGTTCTCTGA
- a CDS encoding ArsR/SmtB family transcription factor, producing MDSAALLDLLGNENRRRILRLLARKPCYVTEISEYLGVSPKAVIEHLRKLEEAGLIESRVDDQRRKYFHIARNVRLEVNVSPYGYASKSAYPANSSFDITTCRHLSLDVSWDETDSLDDLLAALEDLEQLENELSLAQRWVQGRLCDVLDRISEDIGAGPESRIYADLLASIRSEPKSVGELSEDIDAPREVVAELLEVMADNGVVRRTERGWELSTNRPHEAEQE from the coding sequence ATGGACTCCGCCGCGTTGCTCGATTTGCTCGGGAACGAAAATCGGAGACGAATCCTCCGGTTACTCGCCCGAAAACCCTGTTACGTGACCGAAATCTCGGAGTACCTCGGCGTGAGTCCCAAGGCGGTCATCGAGCATCTCCGGAAACTCGAGGAAGCGGGTCTGATCGAGAGCCGGGTCGACGATCAGCGACGGAAGTACTTTCACATCGCCCGGAACGTCAGGCTGGAGGTGAACGTCTCTCCCTACGGCTACGCGAGCAAGAGCGCCTATCCCGCGAACAGCAGTTTCGACATCACGACCTGTCGGCACCTCTCGCTGGACGTCTCGTGGGACGAGACGGACAGCCTCGACGACCTGCTTGCCGCGCTCGAGGATCTCGAACAGCTGGAAAACGAACTCTCGCTGGCCCAGCGGTGGGTCCAGGGGCGGCTCTGTGACGTCCTCGATCGGATCTCGGAGGACATCGGTGCCGGACCGGAGAGTCGCATCTACGCCGACCTGCTCGCGAGCATTCGATCGGAACCCAAGTCCGTCGGCGAACTCAGCGAGGACATCGACGCACCTCGCGAGGTCGTCGCGGAGTTGCTCGAGGTCATGGCCGACAACGGCGTCGTTCGGCGAACCGAGCGCGGCTGGGAGCTGTCGACGAACCGGCCCCACGAAGCCGAACAGGAGTGA
- the gatD gene encoding Glu-tRNA(Gln) amidotransferase subunit GatD, whose translation MNPGDRVRVDRADRTYDGVLLPSSTDDHLVVKLEGGYNVGVDRAEADVSVLEEDVYEIDGTSTDESGSTVEFDDDLPTISLISTGGTIASTVDYRTGAVTAQFDAEDVLRAVPDLAGRANYRGRVVANILSENMDPEIWQDLARAVHEEIDAGADGVVVMHGTDTMQYSASVLSFMLDTPVPIVFTGSQRSADRPSSDNVMNAVCAVEAAKSDCAEVLVCMHASESDDVCALHRGTRVRKNHTSRRDAFETIGAKPLGEVDYEACEAQGDSNGRAASNRETEAVEFRREYRERGETDLAIEPELESDVELLKFTPGMDPAFLEVVEGSEGLVLEGTGLGHVHTDLVPRIEELIEDGTTTVMTSQCLEGRVCDRVYDTGRDLLDAGVIEAGDTLPGTAKGKLMWALENAEDVEEAMGTSLAGELRERSVPWE comes from the coding sequence ATGAACCCAGGTGACCGCGTCCGCGTCGATCGCGCGGACCGCACGTACGACGGCGTGTTGCTTCCCTCCAGCACGGACGATCACCTCGTCGTGAAACTCGAGGGCGGGTACAACGTCGGCGTCGATCGGGCCGAAGCCGACGTCTCGGTCCTCGAGGAGGACGTCTACGAGATCGACGGCACGAGTACCGACGAGAGCGGGTCGACCGTCGAGTTCGACGACGACCTGCCGACGATCTCGCTCATCTCGACCGGCGGGACCATCGCCTCGACCGTCGACTACCGCACCGGTGCCGTGACGGCGCAGTTCGACGCCGAAGACGTCCTGCGTGCGGTGCCGGACCTCGCGGGTCGGGCGAACTACCGGGGCCGCGTCGTCGCCAACATCCTCTCGGAGAATATGGATCCGGAGATCTGGCAGGACCTCGCCCGGGCCGTCCACGAGGAGATCGACGCCGGTGCCGACGGCGTCGTCGTCATGCACGGGACCGACACCATGCAGTACTCCGCGTCGGTGCTCTCGTTCATGCTCGACACTCCCGTCCCGATCGTCTTCACGGGCTCGCAGCGGTCGGCCGATCGGCCCTCCTCGGACAACGTGATGAACGCCGTCTGTGCCGTCGAGGCCGCCAAGAGCGACTGTGCGGAGGTGCTGGTCTGTATGCACGCCTCCGAGAGCGACGACGTCTGTGCGCTCCACCGCGGCACCCGGGTCCGCAAGAACCACACCTCGCGGCGGGACGCGTTCGAGACGATCGGCGCGAAACCGCTGGGCGAAGTCGACTACGAGGCGTGCGAGGCCCAGGGGGACTCGAACGGTCGAGCGGCGTCGAACCGCGAGACCGAAGCGGTCGAGTTCCGCCGCGAGTACCGGGAACGGGGCGAGACGGACCTCGCGATCGAGCCCGAACTCGAGAGCGACGTCGAACTCCTGAAGTTCACGCCGGGGATGGACCCCGCGTTCCTCGAGGTCGTCGAGGGAAGCGAAGGGCTGGTCCTCGAGGGAACGGGACTCGGCCACGTCCACACCGACCTCGTCCCGCGCATCGAGGAGTTGATCGAGGACGGGACGACGACCGTCATGACGAGTCAGTGTCTCGAGGGACGGGTCTGCGATCGGGTCTACGACACCGGTCGGGACCTCCTCGACGCGGGCGTGATCGAGGCCGGCGACACCCTGCCCGGTACCGCGAAGGGCAAACTGATGTGGGCGCTCGAAAACGCCGAGGACGTCGAGGAAGCGATGGGGACGTCGCTCGCGGGCGAACTGCGGGAGCGATCGGTCCCCTGGGAGTGA
- a CDS encoding dipeptide epimerase, with translation MSLHTAFERHALPLEFPFTIARGTTTEAEVVTVRVEDDDGTVGVGGAAPSSHYGETVDTVTAVLPDLLAVVEDVGDPHQLDLIERRMRETVRRNPAARCAVSIALHDLVAKRLDLPLYRYWGLDPAETLETSYTIGLDDTETMREKTETALDRGFTTLKVKLGTDRDVEIVETIRSVAPDVRLFVDANEAWTPREAVGKIDRLAEYDLAFVEQPVPAEDPEGLRYVYERSSAPIAADESCETLHDVPQIADRCDIANLKLMKCGGLREAKRMIHAARAHGLEVMCGCMTESNASIAAACHLAPLLDYADLDGSLLLAEDPYDGVPISDGEIDLAGLDRAGTGAVLE, from the coding sequence ATGAGCCTGCATACCGCGTTCGAGCGTCACGCGCTGCCGCTCGAGTTCCCCTTTACGATCGCCCGCGGCACGACGACCGAGGCCGAGGTCGTGACCGTCCGCGTCGAAGACGACGACGGGACAGTCGGCGTCGGCGGTGCCGCGCCGTCGTCCCACTACGGAGAGACCGTCGACACCGTGACGGCCGTCCTCCCCGACCTGCTCGCGGTCGTCGAGGACGTCGGCGATCCCCACCAGCTCGATCTGATCGAGCGGCGGATGCGCGAAACCGTCCGTCGGAACCCGGCGGCTCGCTGTGCGGTCAGCATCGCGCTCCACGACCTCGTCGCGAAACGGCTCGATCTCCCGCTGTACCGGTACTGGGGGCTCGATCCGGCCGAAACCCTCGAGACCTCCTACACGATCGGCCTCGATGACACCGAGACCATGCGCGAGAAGACCGAGACGGCCCTCGACCGCGGTTTTACCACGCTGAAGGTCAAACTCGGCACCGATCGCGACGTCGAAATCGTCGAGACGATCCGATCGGTCGCCCCCGACGTCCGGCTGTTCGTCGACGCCAACGAGGCCTGGACGCCTCGCGAGGCCGTCGGGAAGATCGATCGGCTCGCCGAGTACGACCTCGCGTTCGTCGAGCAACCGGTCCCGGCCGAGGATCCCGAGGGACTGCGCTACGTCTACGAACGGTCGTCGGCCCCGATCGCCGCCGACGAGTCCTGCGAGACCCTGCACGACGTTCCGCAGATTGCGGACCGGTGTGATATCGCGAACCTCAAACTCATGAAGTGTGGCGGCCTGCGGGAGGCGAAACGGATGATCCACGCCGCGCGCGCTCACGGGCTCGAGGTGATGTGCGGCTGTATGACCGAGTCCAACGCCTCGATCGCGGCGGCCTGTCACCTCGCGCCGCTGCTCGACTACGCCGACCTCGACGGCTCGCTCCTGCTGGCCGAGGACCCCTACGACGGCGTCCCGATATCCGACGGCGAGATCGATCTCGCGGGGCTCGATCGAGCGGGGACTGGCGCAGTGCTCGAATAG
- a CDS encoding DUF456 domain-containing protein has product MSDRSDESTVSREGAARPTDDLLEETEELLSDAAPSSTPVADRSREPDAPGDESTDAGSSRLSGLAPSLSLGAYFSPKAFFALVLALGAGLLAGGTAIPIGGRIVGMFAVAFAIGLVTSKRRYLETTAAGVSVGAVAALANHAVIAVAGSSRAIVAVGATVGLVSCVGGYYFGRDLRDGVRRDVE; this is encoded by the coding sequence ATGAGCGATCGCTCGGACGAATCGACCGTGTCCCGGGAGGGTGCCGCCCGCCCGACGGACGACCTCCTCGAGGAGACGGAGGAGTTGCTCTCCGACGCGGCGCCGTCCTCGACGCCGGTAGCGGATCGATCGAGGGAGCCGGACGCGCCCGGCGACGAGTCGACGGACGCCGGCTCTTCCCGACTGTCCGGACTTGCGCCCTCCCTCTCGCTCGGCGCGTATTTCTCCCCGAAAGCGTTCTTCGCGCTCGTACTCGCCCTCGGGGCTGGGCTGCTCGCGGGCGGCACGGCGATCCCGATCGGCGGCCGGATCGTCGGCATGTTCGCCGTCGCCTTCGCGATCGGGCTCGTCACGTCGAAACGGCGCTACCTCGAGACGACCGCCGCCGGGGTCTCTGTCGGGGCCGTGGCCGCGCTGGCCAATCACGCAGTTATCGCCGTCGCCGGTTCGAGCCGCGCGATCGTCGCCGTCGGGGCGACCGTCGGGCTGGTCTCGTGCGTCGGCGGCTACTACTTCGGTCGCGACCTGCGGGACGGGGTACGTCGCGACGTCGAATGA
- a CDS encoding DUF1611 domain-containing protein: MRVAILAHEKFPDRAKTALGVLRYADYDAAAVLDRETAGDRVSDFVPDVQDAPIVEGMADLEASEVDALLIGIAPIGGDFDESWREDVRTALEYGCDVIAGLHYFLEDDEEFARLAAENDCDLWDVRKPPEDLTVSEGVAGEVDAEVVLTVGTDCSVGKMTVSMELARDAREAGYDAAVIPTGQTGIMIEGWGNPIDRVVSDFTAGAVEEMIVEKGDEHDYLFVEGQGSIVHPAYSAVTCGILHGSMPDRLVLCHVAGRDAVHGYESFSLPSIETYVDLYESLSDPVSEAPVVAGALNTAHLEDDEAREAVDDYAAALDAPATDVIRFDTDEVLEALLE; the protein is encoded by the coding sequence ATGCGCGTTGCAATTCTCGCACACGAGAAGTTCCCCGATCGGGCCAAGACGGCCCTCGGGGTACTCCGGTACGCCGACTACGACGCCGCCGCCGTCCTCGATCGCGAGACCGCCGGCGATCGCGTCTCCGACTTCGTTCCGGACGTCCAGGACGCACCGATCGTCGAGGGCATGGCCGATCTCGAGGCGAGCGAGGTCGACGCCCTGCTGATCGGCATCGCGCCGATCGGCGGCGACTTCGACGAAAGCTGGCGCGAGGACGTCCGGACGGCCCTCGAGTACGGCTGTGACGTCATCGCCGGCCTCCACTACTTCTTGGAAGACGACGAGGAGTTCGCGCGACTCGCCGCCGAGAACGACTGCGACCTGTGGGACGTCCGCAAGCCACCCGAGGACCTGACGGTCAGCGAGGGCGTCGCCGGCGAAGTCGACGCCGAAGTGGTCCTCACCGTCGGCACCGACTGCTCGGTCGGCAAGATGACCGTCTCGATGGAACTCGCCCGCGACGCCCGCGAGGCGGGGTACGACGCCGCCGTCATTCCCACGGGTCAGACCGGTATCATGATCGAGGGCTGGGGGAACCCGATCGATCGGGTCGTCTCGGACTTCACCGCCGGCGCGGTCGAGGAGATGATCGTAGAGAAGGGTGACGAGCACGACTACCTCTTCGTCGAGGGGCAGGGGAGCATCGTCCACCCCGCCTATTCGGCGGTCACCTGCGGCATTCTCCACGGCTCGATGCCCGATCGACTGGTGCTCTGTCACGTCGCCGGCCGCGACGCCGTCCACGGCTACGAGTCGTTCTCGCTGCCGTCGATCGAGACGTACGTCGACCTCTACGAATCCCTCTCCGACCCGGTCAGCGAGGCGCCGGTCGTCGCCGGCGCGCTCAACACCGCACACCTCGAGGACGACGAGGCGCGCGAGGCCGTCGACGACTACGCCGCCGCGCTCGACGCGCCCGCCACGGACGTCATCCGGTTCGACACCGACGAGGTGCTGGAGGCCCTGCTCGAATGA
- a CDS encoding DUF5802 family protein encodes MFEVFSRSYYLGRLYVTPTESDRALMQRDQHERINEEVYASGEGLERLDAPLVMKLESQHFPVHGDDAVPANTLALPESMLEGTDVRNPPSLREVLLARRERARQLLEFAGGWETPRPDLDDDYPGAGT; translated from the coding sequence ATGTTCGAGGTGTTCTCGCGGAGCTACTATCTCGGACGACTCTACGTGACGCCGACCGAGAGCGATCGCGCGCTCATGCAGCGCGACCAGCACGAACGGATCAACGAGGAGGTGTACGCGAGCGGCGAGGGGCTCGAACGGCTCGATGCGCCGCTCGTGATGAAACTCGAATCGCAGCACTTCCCGGTTCACGGCGACGACGCCGTCCCGGCGAACACGCTGGCGCTCCCCGAATCGATGCTCGAGGGAACCGACGTTCGAAATCCCCCGTCGCTCCGGGAAGTGTTGCTCGCCCGCCGCGAGCGCGCCCGACAGTTACTCGAGTTCGCCGGGGGCTGGGAGACGCCCCGTCCCGATCTCGACGACGATTATCCCGGTGCCGGAACCTAG